A single Dermacentor albipictus isolate Rhodes 1998 colony chromosome 3, USDA_Dalb.pri_finalv2, whole genome shotgun sequence DNA region contains:
- the LOC135918071 gene encoding uncharacterized protein, producing the protein MSTSKDGDFAIVKFPDEGDAVAVVRRSWISGGMCMWPQKAKNVQKMVRSCTEPGSGWIQTTCVVLGMYDNYKEARNKLSKAELTLDTDPDEPRWRRKKRQFDSSSDESVEPYSLPTPSTLPRMPFAAFELLNGALQPELLRLLHGIRHRQLEHSSQLNFLTSWTMMWTMILEFDDSLKRSASMKKQLKTRWKKLGGTGIVDATRRVLKDLLSDHVAMHYSWQGGKGKRHFRETACCEVMLDVLTSRTTCDGTVAEIEKVTKSRLRHAKERMERKTVKHPDDGGTNDEAALPTDLEEASIMDETSHRLLDIEADNDDSDL; encoded by the exons ATGGAGATTTTGCCATTGTCAAGTTTCCTGACGAAGGTGATGCTGTTGCTGTAGTACGACGCAGCTGGATAAGTGGTGGAATGTGTATGTGGCCACAAAAGGCTAAAAATGTGCAAAAGATGGTGAGAAGCTGCACTGAGCCAGGTTCAGGATGGATTCAAACCACATGTGTGGTTCTTGGTATGTATG ATAATTATAAAGAAGCAAGAAATAAGCTCTCCAAAGCAGAGCTCACGTTGGATACAGATCCTGACGAGCCAAGGTGGAGGAGGAAAAAGCGGCAGTTCGATAGCAGCTCAGATGAGTCTGTTGAGCCATACAGTCTTCCAACTCCATCAACACTTCCCAGAATGCCTTTTGCAGCCTTTGAACTGCTAAATG GTGCACTACAGCCAGAGCTTCTAAGACTGCTTCATGGCATCCGGCACCGGCAGCTTGAACATTCGTCGCAATTGAACTTCCTGACATCCTGGACGATGATGTGGACGATGAT TTTGGAATTTGATGATTCGCTGAAACGTTCGGCATCCATGAAAAAGCAACTG AAGACACGATGGAAGAAACTAGGGGGAACTGGCATCGTAGATGCTACAAGGAGGGTCCTGAAGGACCTGCTTTCTGATCACGTGGCTATGCACTACAGTTGGCAGGGAGGAAAAGGCAAGCGCCACTTCAGGGAGACAGCATGCTGCGAAGTGATGCTAG atgtccTAACAAGCAGAACTACTTGTGATGGAACAGTGGCTGAAATAGAGAAAGTGACAAAGTCAAGGTTGCGACacgcaaaagaaagaatggagcGCAAGACTGTTAAACACCCAGATGATGGCGG AACCAATGacgaagcagcacttccaactgACCTGGAAGAAGCAAGCATCATGGACGAAACATCCCACAGGCTGCTGGACATAGAAGCGGACAATGACGATTCTGACCTGTAA